A genome region from Arthrobacter sp. SLBN-100 includes the following:
- a CDS encoding SufE family protein — translation MTTQALPSALADIVDDFQALSEPERLQLLLEFSQGLPELPDRLKDHPELLEQVVECQSPLFLTIETEKAGGPAGAVRLFFKAPAEAPTTRGFAGVLHEGLDGLSAEEILSVPDDMPELLGLTRAITPLRMRGMTAMLGRIKRKVAASTAVRS, via the coding sequence ATGACTACTCAAGCACTGCCCTCCGCCCTTGCCGACATTGTGGACGACTTCCAGGCCCTGTCAGAGCCCGAGCGGCTTCAACTGCTGCTCGAGTTCTCGCAGGGGCTCCCGGAGCTGCCCGACCGGCTGAAGGACCATCCCGAGTTGCTCGAACAGGTGGTGGAGTGCCAGTCCCCGCTGTTCCTGACCATCGAGACGGAAAAAGCCGGCGGCCCCGCCGGCGCCGTACGGCTCTTCTTCAAGGCCCCCGCCGAGGCTCCCACCACCCGCGGTTTTGCCGGAGTCCTGCACGAAGGCCTGGACGGACTGTCCGCCGAAGAGATCCTCTCGGTACCAGATGACATGCCGGAATTGCTGGGCCTGACCCGCGCCATCACGCCCCTGCGGATGCGGGGAATGACGGCCATGCTGGGAAGGATCAAGCGCAAGGTGGCCGCTTCCACCGCCGTGCGCTCCTAA
- a CDS encoding alpha/beta hydrolase family protein, which translates to MAFFQRSTSAPVLSTKDSGTGLSLRTKWAIGGAIGGGALAGLLATGSSALAVYFARRVITPARQRAANQEVLAVIRDGHQQHVIMAANEDTTVDGVYGFFFDGGKGHARIGRIVSYSPAERTVSREVEAVYAGDLSKARWGWWSGALYPDPAAVGIPAEDVMIEVDRGQAPAWLVRAGGTARTWAVMVHGRGASRQEALRAVGPALELGLTTLVVSYRNDGLAPSADDGRYGLGSTEWRDVEAAIEYALANGAEEIVLFGWSMGGAICLQTADLSRYRHLIRAMVLDAPVIDWVTVLAHHAQLNRIPSLVGRYGQLMLGHPLGRRLTGLSAPVDLKAMDWVSRAVELRTPTLVIHSVDDEYVPYGPSELLAERNPEMVTFEAFDHARHTKEWNVDPERWERVVKAWLRKQLAPRLNPGGARPRTTTAS; encoded by the coding sequence ATGGCATTTTTCCAGCGCAGCACCTCCGCACCCGTCCTGAGCACCAAGGATTCCGGCACTGGCCTGTCGCTGCGGACAAAATGGGCCATCGGCGGGGCCATCGGTGGAGGCGCGTTGGCAGGACTGCTGGCCACGGGATCATCAGCGCTGGCCGTCTACTTTGCCCGCCGTGTCATCACCCCTGCGCGCCAGCGGGCGGCCAACCAGGAAGTCCTGGCGGTGATCCGGGACGGGCACCAGCAGCACGTGATCATGGCAGCCAATGAGGACACCACCGTTGACGGGGTGTACGGGTTCTTTTTCGATGGCGGCAAGGGGCACGCCAGGATTGGCCGCATCGTCTCGTACTCTCCGGCTGAGCGCACGGTGTCCCGCGAGGTCGAAGCGGTGTACGCAGGAGACCTGAGCAAGGCTCGCTGGGGCTGGTGGAGCGGCGCTCTCTACCCGGACCCGGCCGCCGTCGGAATCCCTGCCGAAGATGTCATGATCGAGGTTGACCGGGGGCAGGCGCCGGCCTGGCTGGTCCGCGCCGGCGGGACGGCACGTACCTGGGCGGTGATGGTCCACGGACGGGGTGCAAGCCGGCAGGAAGCCCTGCGCGCCGTGGGGCCCGCCCTTGAGCTGGGACTGACAACCCTGGTGGTGTCCTACCGCAATGACGGGCTGGCGCCCTCTGCGGACGACGGGCGCTACGGCCTGGGTTCCACCGAGTGGCGCGACGTCGAGGCAGCCATTGAGTATGCCCTGGCGAACGGGGCCGAGGAGATTGTGCTGTTCGGCTGGTCCATGGGCGGCGCTATCTGTCTGCAGACCGCGGATTTGTCCCGCTACCGGCACCTGATCCGGGCCATGGTGCTGGATGCCCCGGTCATTGACTGGGTGACGGTATTGGCCCACCATGCGCAGCTGAACAGGATTCCGTCCCTGGTGGGGCGTTACGGGCAACTGATGCTGGGGCATCCGCTGGGGCGGCGGCTCACGGGACTGTCCGCACCGGTGGACCTCAAGGCGATGGACTGGGTGTCGCGGGCAGTTGAACTCCGGACTCCCACCTTGGTCATCCACAGCGTGGATGACGAGTACGTGCCGTACGGCCCGTCCGAGCTTTTGGCTGAACGCAATCCGGAAATGGTCACCTTCGAGGCTTTTGACCATGCCCGGCACACCAAGGAGTGGAACGTTGATCCCGAACGGTGGGAGCGCGTGGTCAAGGCGTGGCTGCGGAAACAGCTGGCGCCCCGCCTGAATCCGGGTGGTGCCCGTCCAAGGACTACGACAGCGAGCTGA
- a CDS encoding antitoxin — MGLIGDLKGKAQGLIRGNEQAIKNGITKAGDLVDTKTGGKYSGHVNKIQNGASKLIDKNGTPGAAPAAEQVPPVNPVPPVDKAP; from the coding sequence GTGGGACTGATTGGCGATCTAAAGGGCAAGGCTCAAGGTCTTATCCGCGGCAACGAGCAGGCCATCAAGAACGGCATCACCAAGGCCGGCGATCTCGTCGACACCAAGACCGGAGGCAAGTACTCCGGCCACGTCAACAAGATCCAGAATGGCGCTTCCAAGCTCATTGACAAGAACGGAACCCCGGGCGCGGCACCTGCCGCTGAGCAGGTTCCGCCGGTCAACCCGGTTCCGCCGGTTGACAAGGCTCCGTAA
- the zapE gene encoding cell division protein ZapE produces the protein MVQIEQLAARTPAVSVDELLKGFFPSSRFGQVSFASYRPDPKQPSQAHAVRALQGFADGVGSGDGGGLFKKLFGKKDTSRAGIYLDGGFGVGKTHLLASLWHAAPGPKAFGTFVEYTNLVGALSFRKTVDALSGYKLVCIDEFELDDPGDTVLMSRLMRELADAGVKLAATSNTLPGSLGDGRFAAVDFQREIQVLADQFDVVRIDGEDFRHRGLPAAPAPLKNSELSAHMKAEFDGKTVAQDEFSTLIAHLAGVHPSRYRQLIDGIDGVVWRNVGTITEQAVALRFVVLADRLYDKDVPILASGVPFDQLFTEEMMTGGYMKKYFRAVSRLTALAREGQNHEPS, from the coding sequence TTGGTACAGATTGAACAGCTTGCCGCCCGCACTCCGGCAGTATCGGTGGACGAGCTCCTGAAAGGCTTCTTTCCCTCGTCCCGGTTCGGCCAGGTCTCTTTTGCAAGCTACCGCCCCGATCCGAAGCAGCCCAGCCAGGCGCACGCTGTCCGTGCCCTGCAGGGATTTGCCGACGGCGTGGGGTCAGGTGACGGCGGCGGGCTGTTCAAGAAACTGTTCGGGAAAAAGGATACTTCCCGCGCCGGTATCTATCTGGACGGCGGCTTCGGCGTGGGCAAGACCCACCTCCTCGCCTCGCTCTGGCACGCAGCGCCCGGGCCCAAGGCCTTCGGCACTTTCGTCGAATACACCAACCTGGTGGGCGCCCTCTCCTTCCGCAAAACAGTGGATGCGCTGAGCGGGTACAAGCTTGTCTGCATTGACGAATTTGAGCTCGACGATCCGGGCGACACCGTGCTGATGTCACGCCTGATGCGTGAGCTCGCGGACGCAGGGGTGAAGCTCGCGGCCACGTCCAACACCCTGCCGGGCTCACTGGGTGACGGCAGGTTCGCCGCAGTTGACTTCCAGCGCGAAATCCAGGTCCTCGCGGACCAGTTCGACGTGGTGCGGATCGACGGTGAGGACTTCCGCCACCGCGGGCTCCCGGCAGCCCCGGCGCCCCTGAAGAACAGCGAACTGTCCGCGCACATGAAAGCGGAGTTCGACGGCAAGACTGTTGCCCAGGACGAATTCAGCACCCTGATCGCCCACCTGGCCGGCGTGCACCCCAGCCGCTACCGCCAGTTGATCGACGGCATCGACGGGGTGGTGTGGCGAAACGTCGGCACCATCACCGAGCAGGCGGTGGCGCTGCGGTTCGTGGTGCTTGCTGACCGGCTCTACGACAAGGATGTGCCGATCCTCGCCAGCGGTGTTCCGTTCGACCAGCTGTTCACGGAGGAAATGATGACCGGCGGCTATATGAAGAAGTACTTCCGGGCGGTCTCCCGCCTCACCGCCCTGGCCCGTGAAGGCCAGAACCACGAACCCTCTTAA
- the ybaK gene encoding Cys-tRNA(Pro) deacylase, producing MGRKNTSQGTPATAVLAAAGVPFVLHPYDHDPSAASYGAEAAQVLGIEPSRVFKTLMVDVEGKLAVGIVPVSGTLDLKAVAAALGAKKAAMADPADAQRRTGYVLGGISPLGQRLPSPTVLDQSAMALETLLVSGGKRGLDIELAPADLIRLTDAVTAPISSLS from the coding sequence ATGGGACGCAAAAACACATCACAGGGGACTCCGGCCACCGCCGTACTGGCGGCAGCCGGGGTTCCCTTTGTGCTGCATCCGTACGACCACGATCCCTCCGCCGCAAGTTACGGCGCCGAAGCCGCCCAGGTCCTGGGGATCGAACCCTCCAGAGTGTTCAAAACACTGATGGTCGACGTCGAGGGCAAGCTGGCGGTGGGCATCGTGCCGGTCAGCGGCACACTGGATCTTAAAGCGGTCGCTGCCGCTTTGGGAGCCAAGAAGGCGGCGATGGCGGACCCCGCCGACGCCCAGCGGCGCACCGGCTATGTGCTCGGCGGCATCTCCCCGCTGGGCCAGCGGCTCCCCTCCCCTACGGTTCTGGACCAAAGTGCCATGGCCTTGGAGACGCTGTTGGTGTCGGGCGGCAAACGCGGCCTGGACATCGAACTGGCTCCTGCGGACCTCATCAGACTCACGGACGCCGTCACCGCACCCATCAGCTCGCTGTCGTAG
- the msrB gene encoding peptide-methionine (R)-S-oxide reductase MsrB, which translates to MSIFGNNILGKNIFGNKDADPAPESAAAGPGVQKTDAEWRQELTPEEYHVLRQSGTERPFTGEYWDTHTAGVYQCRACGAELFTSNEKFDSHCGWPSFFAPLAEGTVRYIHDRTLGMERVEVRCATCDSHLGHVFDGEGYPTPTDQRYCINSVSLKLVPREEPQVSGPEAEA; encoded by the coding sequence ATGAGCATATTCGGAAACAACATCCTGGGAAAAAACATCTTCGGAAACAAGGACGCAGATCCGGCTCCCGAGTCCGCGGCCGCCGGGCCCGGCGTCCAGAAGACCGATGCTGAGTGGCGGCAGGAGCTCACGCCGGAGGAATACCACGTACTCCGCCAGTCCGGAACCGAGCGTCCGTTCACGGGTGAATACTGGGACACCCATACTGCCGGCGTCTACCAGTGCCGGGCCTGTGGCGCAGAACTGTTCACCAGCAACGAGAAGTTTGATTCCCACTGCGGGTGGCCCTCCTTCTTCGCCCCACTGGCAGAAGGCACCGTCCGCTACATCCACGACCGGACCCTTGGCATGGAGCGGGTGGAGGTGCGCTGCGCCACATGCGACTCGCACCTGGGGCACGTGTTCGACGGCGAGGGCTACCCGACGCCCACGGACCAGCGCTACTGCATCAATTCCGTCTCCTTGAAGCTCGTTCCGCGCGAAGAACCGCAGGTCAGCGGGCCGGAAGCGGAAGCATGA
- a CDS encoding sulfurtransferase, translating into MSYPVEQNEKFAAYAHPERLVSTEWLAAAVENGAVASGQLVVVESDEDVLLYETGHIPGAVKIDWHTDLNDEVTRDYVDGTAFAELAASKGISRDSTVVIYGDKSNWWAAYALWVFTLFGHQDVRLLDGGRDKWIAEGRELTTEKPSPARGDYPVVEREDAPIRAFKDDVLAHLGKPLIDVRSPEEYTGQRTHMPAYPEEGALRGGHIPTAASIPWARAAAPDGTFRSREELDALYLGEAGLTEGDDVVAYCRIGERSSHTWFALKYLLGFESVRNYDGSWTEWGNAVRVPIVKGAERGSFPVAVGA; encoded by the coding sequence ATGTCCTACCCGGTTGAACAGAACGAAAAGTTTGCAGCCTACGCCCACCCGGAGCGCCTCGTTTCCACTGAGTGGCTTGCAGCCGCCGTGGAAAATGGTGCCGTCGCCAGTGGCCAGCTGGTGGTGGTGGAGTCCGACGAGGACGTGCTCCTCTACGAAACGGGGCACATTCCCGGTGCCGTCAAGATCGACTGGCACACCGACCTGAACGACGAAGTGACCCGCGACTATGTGGATGGAACCGCCTTCGCGGAACTGGCGGCGTCGAAAGGTATTTCCCGCGACAGCACCGTGGTGATCTACGGTGACAAGTCCAATTGGTGGGCTGCCTACGCACTGTGGGTCTTCACCCTCTTCGGGCACCAGGACGTGCGGCTCCTCGACGGCGGCCGGGACAAGTGGATTGCCGAGGGCAGGGAACTGACCACCGAAAAGCCGTCACCGGCCAGGGGCGACTACCCGGTTGTCGAGCGCGAGGACGCCCCGATCCGCGCCTTCAAGGACGATGTCCTGGCCCACCTGGGCAAGCCCCTCATCGACGTCCGCTCCCCCGAGGAGTACACCGGCCAGCGCACCCACATGCCTGCCTACCCCGAGGAAGGCGCCCTCCGCGGCGGCCACATTCCTACTGCTGCCTCCATTCCGTGGGCACGGGCCGCCGCACCGGACGGAACCTTCCGCAGCCGTGAGGAACTCGACGCCCTCTACCTGGGCGAGGCTGGCCTGACCGAAGGTGACGACGTTGTGGCCTACTGCCGCATCGGCGAGCGTTCCAGCCACACCTGGTTCGCGCTCAAGTACCTCCTGGGCTTCGAGTCCGTCCGCAACTACGACGGTTCGTGGACGGAATGGGGCAACGCCGTGCGTGTTCCGATCGTCAAAGGTGCCGAGCGCGGTTCCTTTCCCGTCGCCGTCGGGGCCTGA